In Stomoxys calcitrans chromosome 2, idStoCalc2.1, whole genome shotgun sequence, the following proteins share a genomic window:
- the LOC106083387 gene encoding keratin, type II cytoskeletal 2 epidermal-like, producing MRAFIVLCLVAVACAQYNYQPGSGGGGNNYGSDGGYGGSSSGPGFGGSSGGGPSFGGSGASGPSFGGVGASGPSFGGSSGAGPSFGGSGASGPSFGGSSGAGPSFGGSSGAGPSFGGSGASGPSFGSSSQEAPVQAAPEKEFITYTANDEDFHDPAATQQFANSVKQGLRVVFIKGPESSGLEDAALALAKNAASQQTAIYVLNKQTDLAALANKLNAENSNSNNKPDVHFVKYRTPEDAINAQKAIQGQYDALGGQSQHIDGGVAPSLNFASQPAFAPSGAPGGAATSNTYLPASVHRRRLRLK from the coding sequence ATGCGTGCCTTCATTGTCTTGTGTTTAGTGGCTGTTGCCTGTGCCCAATACAACTACCAACCTGGAAGCGGTGGTGGTGGTAACAACTATGGCTCTGACGGTGGATACGGTGGTAGCAGCTCGGGCCCTGGATTTGGTGGCAGCAGCGGCGGTggcccatctttcggtggtagCGGTGCCTCGGGTCCCTCTTTCGGCGGTGTCGGTGCTTCTGGTCCCTCTTTCGGTGGCAGCAGCGGCGCTGGtccttccttcggtggtagcGGTGCCTCGGGTCCCTCTTTCGGTGGCAGCAGCGGTGCTGGTCCCTCTTTCGGTGGTAGCAGCGGTGCTGGTCCCTCTTTCGGTGGTAGCGGTGCTTCTGGTCCCTCTTTCGGCTCATCCTCCCAGGAAGCCCCAGTCCAAGCTGCTCCCGAAAAGGAATTCATTACCTACACTGCCAACGATGAAGATTTCCATGATCCCGCTGCCACTCAACAATTCGCCAACTCCGTGAAACAAGGTCTCCGTGTTGTCTTCATCAAGGGCCCCGAAAGCAGTGGCTTGGAAGATGCCGCCCTCGCCTTGGCCAAGAACGCTGCCAGCCAACAAACCGCCATCTATGTCCTCAACAAGCAAACCGACCTCGCCGCTTTGGCCAACAAATTGAACGCTGAGAACAGCAACTCCAACAACAAACCCGATGTTCACTTCGTCAAATACCGCACCCCAGAGGATGCCATCAATGCCCAAAAGGCCATCCAAGGTCAATACGATGCCTTGGGCGGTCAATCGCAACACATCGATGGTGGCGTTGCCCCCTCCTTGAACTTTGCCTCCCAACCTGCCTTTGCTCCCTCTGGTGCTCCCGGTGGCGCTGCCACCAGCAACACCTACCTTCCCGCCTCCGTCCACCGCCGTCGTTTGCGCTTGAAGTAA
- the LOC106091831 gene encoding glycine, alanine and asparagine-rich protein-like: protein MRAFIVLCLVAVACAQYNYQPGSGGGGNNYGSDGGFGGGSSGPGFGGSSGGGPSFGGSGASGPSFGGSGASGPSFGGSSGAGPSFGGSSSGPSFGGSSGAGPSFGGSSGAGPSFGGSGASGPSFGSSSQEAPVQAAPEKEFITYTANDEDFHDPAATQQFANSVKQGLRVVFIKGPESSGLEDAALALAKNAASQQTAIYVLNKQTDLAALANKLNAENSNSNNKPDVHFVKYRTPEDAINAQKAIQGQYDALGGQSQHIDGGVASSLNFASQPAFAPSGAPGGAATSNTYLPASVHRRRFRLK from the coding sequence atgcGTGCCTTCATTGTCTTGTGTTTAGTGGCTGTTGCCTGTGCCCAATACAACTACCAACCTGGAAGCGGTGGTGGTGGCAACAACTATGGCTCTGATGGTGGATTCGGTGGTGGCAGCTCGGGCCCTGGATTTGGCGGCAGCAGCGGCGGTggcccatctttcggtggtagCGGTGCCTCGGGTCCCTCTTTCGGTGGTAGCGGTGCTTCTGGTCCCTCTTTCGGTGGCAGCAGCGGTGCTGGTCCCTCTTTCGGTGGCAGCAGCTCTGGTCCCTCTTTCGGTGGCAGCAGCGGTGCTGGTCCCTCTTTCGGTGGTAGCAGCGGTGCTGGTCCCTCTTTCGGTGGTAGCGGTGCTTCTGGTCCCTCTTTCGGCTCATCCTCCCAGGAAGCCCCAGTCCAAGCTGCTCCCGAAAAGGAATTCATTACCTACACTGCCAACGATGAAGATTTCCATGATCCCGCTGCCACTCAACAATTCGCCAACTCCGTGAAACAAGGTCTCCGTGTTGTCTTCATCAAGGGCCCCGAAAGCAGTGGCTTGGAGGATGCCGCCCTCGCCTTGGCCAAGAACGCTGCCAGCCAACAAACCGCCATCTATGTCCTCAACAAGCAAACCGACCTCGCCGCTTTGGCCAACAAATTGAACGCTGAGAACAGCAACTCCAACAACAAACCCGATGTTCACTTCGTCAAATACCGCACACCAGAGGATGCCATCAATGCCCAAAAGGCCATCCAAGGTCAATACGATGCTTTGGGCGGTCAATCGCAACACATCGATGGTGGCGTTGCCTCCTCCTTGAACTTTGCCTCCCAACCTGCCTTTGCTCCTTCTGGTGCTCCCGGTGGCGCCGCCACCAGCAACACCTATCTCCCAGCTTCCGTTCATCGTCGCCGTTTCCGTTTGAAGTAA